Proteins encoded in a region of the Deinococcus carri genome:
- a CDS encoding AAA family ATPase: MSLRFRTVSEIGTPPAIEWVWEGHIARGYVTMLGGPGGVGKSALVASLEVAVLSGLPFLGGQTMQGPIIHADFDTDARAQIPWLERALVGQGVSHDVLQHITYVDSESGGFMDEVGLAALRAHIIQTGAVLIVIDAFTSAFPMIRANDAGEVMQVMAAFRQLAKDLNVAVVILDHTPKPMANMPEGRGLLGSTIKSAGARAVHLLTRVKPNEVGGLDVLRLEAHKNNLAPVGEPLGVLRVWEGDGLRFEPYELPGSDQNGPSMKARKALEKYLNDRAGSVIPRKELFDHLITRLNVSERTVKRAMSEIVTDGAAQVVMLVGRGNPVGYKSVLEPAEPGPWDVLAQNTSSASDGNDLGTPLGPKTPSGPKSSEKVEVMTW; this comes from the coding sequence GTGAGCCTGCGCTTCCGGACCGTCTCCGAGATTGGCACCCCACCTGCTATCGAATGGGTGTGGGAGGGCCATATAGCACGGGGCTACGTGACTATGCTGGGCGGGCCTGGAGGCGTGGGCAAAAGTGCGCTGGTAGCCAGCTTGGAAGTCGCGGTGCTGTCTGGCCTGCCCTTTCTCGGCGGACAGACCATGCAAGGGCCAATCATTCACGCCGACTTCGACACCGACGCCCGCGCACAAATCCCCTGGCTGGAGCGCGCTCTGGTCGGCCAGGGCGTTTCGCACGACGTGCTGCAACACATTACCTATGTCGATTCTGAATCGGGCGGCTTTATGGATGAAGTAGGACTGGCTGCCCTACGCGCCCACATCATCCAAACCGGGGCGGTACTGATCGTGATAGACGCCTTCACTTCCGCCTTTCCCATGATTCGCGCGAATGACGCGGGCGAGGTCATGCAGGTGATGGCCGCCTTCCGGCAACTTGCAAAAGACCTGAATGTAGCCGTGGTGATTCTCGACCACACCCCCAAGCCGATGGCGAATATGCCGGAAGGGCGCGGCCTGCTGGGCAGCACGATCAAGAGCGCCGGGGCGCGGGCAGTGCATCTGCTGACCCGCGTCAAGCCAAACGAGGTCGGTGGCCTGGACGTGCTGAGACTGGAGGCCCACAAAAACAACCTGGCTCCAGTGGGGGAACCGCTGGGCGTCTTGCGGGTGTGGGAAGGCGACGGCCTGCGCTTTGAACCGTATGAGCTGCCGGGCAGCGACCAGAACGGCCCCAGCATGAAAGCCCGGAAGGCGCTGGAAAAGTACCTGAATGACCGCGCCGGAAGTGTCATCCCCCGAAAGGAACTCTTCGACCACCTCATTACCCGTCTGAACGTCTCCGAGCGGACGGTGAAGCGGGCCATGTCAGAAATCGTGACCGATGGCGCGGCCCAGGTGGTCATGCTGGTCGGGCGTGGAAACCCGGTGGGGTACAAAAGCGTTCTGGAACCGGCGGAACCCGGTCCATGGGATGTGTTGGCCCAAAATACTTCAAGCGCGTCAGACGGCAACGACTTAGGAACACCTCTTGGCCCTAAAACACCCTCTGGCCCCAAATCATCTGAAAAAGTGGAGGTGATGACGTGGTAG